The genome window GAAAAAGGGGAGAGAGTTTCCAGAGCGTATAACGCTAAGTATCCGAAAGATATAAGACTGTGGAGCAGAAACGGCTGGTTTAATGTGTGGCTGGGAAGATATAAACCTGCAGCAGAGTCATTTAAGAAAGCATTAGAGATTCGTCCTTTCTTTAAGGAAGCTCTGGAAGGACTTGAAATCTGCCAGAGTCAGGCGCCTTATATATTTACCTATTATGATACGGTAGGCCTCAGGCAGGCAGATCAGAAACCAAAGCAGGAAGAATATATCATCGACCGGTATTACCGTCTGCTGAAGAATAATCCGGACGATGATGAAACCAGATTTGCTTTAGTACTTGAGCTAAAAAAAGTTGACCGCCTGGAAGAGGTTTTTCAGCAGCTGCAGCTTCTGGCTGATGAATACTCAGGTACTGAACGGTTTGATGAGTTGTGGACTGATGTAACAAATTACCGGGATTCTTTATACGCTAAAAGGATTGAGGAGATGAGCCAGGTTTTTGAGGCAAATCCCGGTGATACAACTGCTGCAATGATGCTTGCTGAATCGTATTTCCGATTGTCTGATTTTGATTCTGCAATAGAAGTTTATCGGAAACACCTCGAGGCAAATCCGAACACGAACGATAATATCCGGTTTAATTATGCCAAATATTTAGCATATAATCAGCAGTTTGAGCCGGCTATCGAACAAATGAATATATTGCTCGGGAAGCGGCCTGATGATCTGGATTATCAGCTGGTACGAGCTCAGATTGCCGTATGGACAACTCAGGATCTTGAAATGGCAAAGGGGTATCTGAATAACATTCTTAGTAAGGATCCGAATAATCTTCAGGCAATTATAGCACTGACTACCATTTCTGTTAAAGAAAGAGATTTTGATAAAGCACTGGAGTTTCTCAATCTGGCTAAAACACTTGATCCCAAAAGCAAGGAAGTTGAAGCGATTCAGAACTATTATGACTCCAATCTGGAACTTGAAGAGGACAGAAAGAATTTTGAGATTCTCGTTGAAGCAAGAAATCTTGCGGTAGACCAGCGGTGTGAGGAGTCTCTGCTTAAGTACGAAGAGTATTTTTCAAAAATCAGCAATCCATCCCGGTTTGAACAGATTGAATACGCGGACGTAAATATCTGTGCAGGAAATTTTGACGAAGCAATCAGTATTTATAATCGTCTGCTTGAAAATGAATATGATTATGATATATCGCTGCAGCGGGCTAAGGTGTATCTCTGGGGCGGAGATTCCCTTACGGCATTAAGCGAGCTGAAGAGACTGGTTGAAGAAGATACCTCAAGTTTTGAGTCACGTTTTTATCTGGCTGAAACGTATGAAAGACTTCAGGAGTATGATGAAGCCCAGGATATGTATTACAAACTTCTTGAAAGTACTGAAGATACCGCACGGGTCAGACTTATTAATCTTCGCATTGGTTGGCTGCCAAAGGGGACAAGCCTGTTTTCAAACATTCCGTTATTCATCAGAATTTCACCACAGTTAAATTATTTTGGTGATAATCAGGGAATGAGTTTTGTAACTGCCGGAGGTAATGTTGAAATTGGTCTTCTGAGTTTTCTGTCTCTTGGAATGACCTTTACACGTTCAACTCTTGATTCCAATATCCTTAGCAACGTTTTTACAACGTTTAAGTGGAATTTATACATTTATCCTGCACCTAAAATGGTCATCAGCGCGGGAATGGGCAACCTTTCTTATCTTAATCAGATTCCGGTGCAGAGAAGAAAACCCGTCTATGATATCGGATACCGTTATATTGATGATGATTATTTTACATTTGGCCTTAGTTACGAAGCAACCGATGCAGTAATGATACTGTTTTCGAGCAAACTGCTTTATTACAATCTGCACAGTGAAATATATAAATTTGAGTCCACGTACCAGCCTAACGATCTGGTTAAACTTACTGGAAGTTTTAATTATATAACGCTGGCTGACGGAAATGCAGGAAACAATGTACTTTTCAGAGTCGGAAGATACTTAGAAAAAGATATTATGGCCGGTTATGAGTATCAGTATGCCTCATATAACCGCGCGTCAACCTTATATTATTCTCCGATAGGATTTGAAGCTCATGTGGCCTGGGCGGACTGGCTTTTACGCCCCAGACCTG of Ignavibacteriales bacterium contains these proteins:
- a CDS encoding tetratricopeptide repeat protein, which translates into the protein MKIGKYGEAIEQLNKYISARPNNADGFFLRAQCYEARGQLEYAVFDYRVAIRIAPNDKEIRRASDLATNKWYAILEDKIAGHKREIAMDPSIPLNYLEIAECYKHMQKWSDAETWYEAFMKKQEANADEILRYTEVLIKLRSFEKGERVSRAYNAKYPKDIRLWSRNGWFNVWLGRYKPAAESFKKALEIRPFFKEALEGLEICQSQAPYIFTYYDTVGLRQADQKPKQEEYIIDRYYRLLKNNPDDDETRFALVLELKKVDRLEEVFQQLQLLADEYSGTERFDELWTDVTNYRDSLYAKRIEEMSQVFEANPGDTTAAMMLAESYFRLSDFDSAIEVYRKHLEANPNTNDNIRFNYAKYLAYNQQFEPAIEQMNILLGKRPDDLDYQLVRAQIAVWTTQDLEMAKGYLNNILSKDPNNLQAIIALTTISVKERDFDKALEFLNLAKTLDPKSKEVEAIQNYYDSNLELEEDRKNFEILVEARNLAVDQRCEESLLKYEEYFSKISNPSRFEQIEYADVNICAGNFDEAISIYNRLLENEYDYDISLQRAKVYLWGGDSLTALSELKRLVEEDTSSFESRFYLAETYERLQEYDEAQDMYYKLLESTEDTARVRLINLRIGWLPKGTSLFSNIPLFIRISPQLNYFGDNQGMSFVTAGGNVEIGLLSFLSLGMTFTRSTLDSNILSNVFTTFKWNLYIYPAPKMVISAGMGNLSYLNQIPVQRRKPVYDIGYRYIDDDYFTFGLSYEATDAVMILFSSKLLYYNLHSEIYKFESTYQPNDLVKLTGSFNYITLADGNAGNNVLFRVGRYLEKDIMAGYEYQYASYNRASTLYYSPIGFEAHVAWADWLLRPRPDTRITLSGKVGYIPESDSFLREISALVEYKPSDTFILSLRGTTGGSFRYDAGYRYYSAFLSAFWSFW